The sequence below is a genomic window from Treponema pectinovorum.
AAATGTAACTTCTGCTGCAATTCAAGATAACACAGAAAGCAAAGAAGCTGAAAAACACACCCAACAGATGATTGAAAAATTGAAGTCGGTTTTAGGTGAATAAAAAGTGTATTCATTTGTAATCTGGATAGATGCGGATTCCTGCCCTCTTTTAGTAAGAAATTATGTTATTGATTGTGCAAAATCAAAATCGATGAATGTGAGTTTTGTCGCAAACAGAGAAATTCCTTTTCCTAAAGACAATCCGCTTTTCAAGATGTGCATAACAGAAAAAAAAACTGGCTCTGCCGACGACTTTATATTTGAAAACGCAAAAGGAGCAGACGTAGTAATAACGCGCGATATTGTATTTGCGGCAAGACTCGTAGAAAAAAAAATCTGCGTGATGAACGACAGAGGAACAATTTTTACAAAAGACAACATAAAAGAGCGCTTGCTGGAACGAAATTTTTATCTGAATATGGCAGAACTTGGATTTGGTTCAAACGATAACAGATACGGTCAAAAAGAACTTAAAAAATTTGAAACAACTTTTGAAAAGGTAACTGCTCAACTACGAGTGAACGAAACTTTTTCTCGAAAAAAATAAAATCGACAGACAAGCATTTTTATTGAGCAACGAACATTTTTACGTTTAATGTAGAGATTTTTATTTTACACAATGCTTTGCTAACAAGACAAAATCGTCGTTTTTTAGATTTTAGGCTTCGTGTGTTTTCCAAGTTTCGTTTATCGCTATTATTCTGTCTTTTACCTGCATAAATGCTTTTACAAGGTCTGGGTCAAATTGAATTCCAGACAAGTCTTGAACTTCTTTAAAAGAATCTTCCAAAGACCAAGCAGTTTTATACGAACGTTTGTGACTTAAAGCATCAAAAACATCAGCGATGGCAACAATCCTAGCGGCAAGCGGAATTTCTTCGCCTTTGAGTGGTTCTGAATTTCCAACTGGTTGACCAGGTTCATATTTTAAATAATCAATTTTTCCGGGATAGCCTTTTGGACTTCCGTTCCAATATTCATGGTGCCTGAGGGCAACATCTCTGCACATAATATCTAATGAAGAATCCGCATCTGCAAATAAAAGTCCGCCAACACAAGTGTGCCCTTTCATCACAGCTCGCTCTTCGTCTGTAAGCCTCGGAGAAACTTTTTTTAGGATAGAATCTGGAATTCCGATTTTTCCAAAATCATGGCACTTTGCAGCGATTTTTAAGTTATCGCGGAATTTCTGTTGCTCGTCCAAATCTATATTGTTGTTAACAGCCCAACGGTCATAAATTTCAATGGCAAAAGACGAAACTCTCTCTACATGCTGATACGTTTCTTTAGGGTCACGATATTGCGCCATTTTCTGCATTCGCTTTATCATATTTACCGTAAGATACGCATGTTCAAGAGCTTGAGTTGCACTGGATGCAAAATGTTTTACAAAAAGCTCTTCATCTTCGCCAAAATAAGTGATATTTCCGATTCTATCCTTTGCATTTATTATTTGAAGAACTCCCAAAGTCCTTCCGTTAGCCATTTTTAAAGGGATGCAAAGCATGGAAACGGTTTTATATCCTGTTGCTAAATCTGTTTCGATATTAAAAGAGTAAGGAGCCTCTGGAGGAATGTGATATGCATCCTTTAAATTTACGATTTGTCCAGAAACAACAGTATAACCTGCAATAGACTTTTCGCTTATAGGGAAAGAAAAAGCAACATACGGGAGTTTTGAACCTTTTGGCAATTTTTTTAATTGTGTGCTATTTTGTGCATATTTTATTTTTAATCTGTCGTCTTCTACAACATAAATTGAACCTGCGTCAGCTCTAACCATTCTTCGAGCTTCAGTAAGGATGCGCTCTAAAAGAACATCAAAATCCTGAATTTCGCCAAGCAAACGTTCAATTTTTATGATGGTTTGAAGTTTTTTTCCTTTCGTCGATGAACGCATAAAAACACTCTTCCCTTATTATAATTTTCTGGATTTTATCACACAAGTAAAAAATCCGCTAGATTTTAAATATTTTTTTTATGTAAAAGAGAAAAATAAATCGGTCCCGAATTTTCGCAAATGTCAGGAAGAATTTGAACGCCAAATTCTGTTTTTTCTCCTTGCGGCAAATCTTTTGAACAAAATGAACTAACATCAATTGCTATCTCTGGCGAAAAAATTTGAACATCATCAAATTTCTTTAAAAGACGCTCGATAACACAATCGTTTTCATCTTGATTCATCGCACAAGTCGAATAAAGAAGATAGCCGTTTTGATTTAACATTCGCCATGCAGACGACAGAAGCGTCCATTGTGCAAATGAAAGTTTTTTTACGCGCGATGGCGACCAATCTTTTAGATAATTTTCATCTTGAAGAACATGCCGCTCAGACGAGCAAGGCGCATCCAACAAAATTCTGTCAAAACGATTTTCTTTTGAAAGGCACAAAAGTCCGCCATCTTTCCCAATCACAGTGATTCGATTTTGCACTTCTTCTGGCAAACAATTTTGAATATTATGAACCAATCGTAGCCTGCGCTCAGCAGAACGCTCGTTGCATAGAAGACTTGCATCTTTTTCCATAGACGCCGCTAAAATCAAAGACTTACCACCAGGAGCGGCACACATATCCAAAATAGATTTTGCATTATCAAGCGGAAGGGAACATACAGCTCTAACTGATGCCCTATCTAAAAAATAACTTTCGTTTCCACCTGCATTAAATTCACTTTGGTTTACGCTATCTAAAAGTGCAGCTTTTAAAATAGGCCAGCGTTCTTTATATATTGATGAATAATAAGATTCAAATCCTTCTGAACCCATTTTTTTTTGAATTCTGTCTTTTTGCTTCAATCTAAATCCTCCGAAATTGAATCTAAAAACTTTTTAGCGATTTTAACCTTAAAAATTGACTTTGATTTTTGTTTTTGGTTCAGAGAATCTTCGACCTCTTCAAATTCTAACAGGCCAGCTTTTATCTTGTATTCAATAACGCGCTCTACTGCCCTATCAATTTTTAGAGCAAAATCCGAGGACGACGCGGCTTTTTGCAACAGGAGTTTTGCAACTTCGCCATAACGTTTTTCGCTGAGCATGATTATATCCGTTCCGCTTTCTATAGCTTTTATTGCAGCCTCGTCTGGAGGAAAACCATTTAAAGCAAGTGCACCCATAAAAATATCATCGCTTATTACAAGCCCCGCAAACGAAAAATGTTTCCGCAAAACCTCGCCAACCCAAAAATTTGAAAGGCAAGCAGGTTCTCCTTTAAAAGTTTTTGAATGCAAAAATAAATCCTTATCAAAATCTGACGCATTTTCTTCAATATCAGATTGCACAAGACAAAGGCGTGCATGGCTCATCAAAACCGCAGATGAAAATGGGAGAAGTTCTTTAAACGGCAAAAGATATGTTTCGTTTAGCGTTTTTAAATCGAGTTTAATTTCTGGCAAACCTGTATGAGGATCTGTATTTGTGTTTCCCGGAAAATGTTTTAAAACTGTTAAAACTTTTTGATTTTCAAATGCATTTATTTCAAGCGGAGCGTATTCTAAAACTTTTTGGAGACTTCCAAACGAGCGAGTTCCTAAAAATTTAAAATTTTCAGGAGTTTCAACTTCAACAACTGGAGCAAGATTCATATTAAAACCCAAATTACAAAGTTCATCTGCCTGCTCTTTGTAAAGTTTTGCCGCTTGTTCTAAAGTCATTTTCGAAGCGACAGTTTTATTTGAAGGAAAAATATTCGTCAACGATTTTAATCGGTTCACATCGCCACCTTCCTGGTCAACAGCGATAAAAGGAGGTGGATTTTGATTTTTTAGATAAAAATCGTGAATCGATTTTATAAAGGTTTGAACTTCGTCTTTTGTTTTTGCAATGTTATAACCAAAAAATAGGCAGCCGCCTGCAAGAAGTGGCGTTTGTTTTTTTTGCTCGGAAAAAATTTTGCAAGTTTCAACTGGAATAAATTTCTGATTTCCTTCGATGTTGACCAAAAAAAGCTGAGAAATTTTTACTTCGCTTTGTAAATTCCTTACAAAATCTTTTATCGCTTCGTCTTTCGCCTCTGAAATTTTGGACGAAGATTTTTCATCATTATTGCAAGCCAAAAAACTAAATAAAGCAAAAATAAAAAAGATGCTAAAAAAATAAAATCGCTTCATAAAAATATATTTCGTCTAATATAGCAAAAATCTAAAGTCGATTTTACTTCAAAACAATAAATCATCAGCAATCGCAAAATGATATTCCAAATGCAGCGATGATTTTTACAAATATAATTGCAATCAATCTTGTGATTAAACTTTAAATTTGCCTATCAAATTATCTATAGTTTCCACAGCCACTTTTGTTTTTAGCGCAAGGTCTTTTACCATATTTGTCGCTTGATTTATCTGTTCGGAGTCGGTTGCCATCTTATCCATACTTGTCAAAATTGTATTTGAAATATGACTTACCGACTGCATATATTGAGCGACAGTTCCCATCGCAGTTGAAAGTTGATTTGAACTTTCGTCAACAAGTGTTGATTCGTCTTTCATATTTGTAAGCGCTTCTAATATTTGCGAAGAACCTGCATTTTGCTCTGCCATTGCATTTGAAATTTGAAGAACCAATGGCTCAACAATATTTACTTGATTGTCTATCGTATTAAAACTTTGCTGCGAAGATTCAGAAAGCCTTCCACCTTCATTTATGAGATTTGTTATATCCTTTACATTTTCTTCGATCGATTTTGCTTGATTGCCTGAATTTTCAGCGAGTTTTCTAATTTCATCTGCTACAACAGCAAAGCCTTTCCCTGCTTCTCCAGCATGGGCGGATTCAATCATCGCATTCATTGCAAGAAGGTTTGTCTGTGCAGAAATCGATTTTATGATGTTGTTTGCTTCCGTAAGAAGTTTAGATTTATCTTCAACCTGCTTCATTACATCGCTGGTTGCCCTTACATTTTGTGCGCCATCTTTTATGAGTTTTGTTAAATCTTTAAACGAAGACGACATCATATCTATGGACGCAGTAACAGCCTTTATGTTCCCAAGCATCTGCTCAATGGCAGCCGACGATTCTGTTAAATCTGAAGACTGCGCGACTATGTTTTCCTTTAATTTTTGCATTGAAAGTCCAGATTTCGAAATTATATCGTTTGTATGAGTTACGGCCTTTACTTGATTTTCTGTGCGGCCTTTTACAAATTCGATATTCGACATTATTTGAGAAGTTGCAGTTGCTGTCTGCTGAGAATTTGAGCCTAATTCCTGCACAACATTTTGAATTTCAAAGGATTTTGAATACAGTTCTTTTACTAAATCCTGCAATAAAGATACAAACGAATTTACACCACTTGCTAAATCCTGCAATTCATCTTTGCCTTTTTCTGGCAAGCGATAAGTTAAATCCGTTTCGCCACTTGAAAGCTCCACTACGGCTTTGTTCGTCATCTTTAACGGCTTACGAACAACAAAATAAACAAAAATTACAAAAGAAACTATTATCAGAAGGCTCGCAATTAACTGGGCAACAAAAATAATGGTCTTTAACTGATTTGAAAGTCTACTTATGGAAATAGAACTCTTTGCAACCAAAAATATGCAGTCGTTTATACCTTTGCCATTCCAGTATTGCCCCAAATAAGTCGCACCAGCAATTTCCACCGTTTCAATCAATTTTTTTTCTTTTTTTAATCTGCTTTGCACTTCAGCAGAAATTGAAGTATTCATCAAATTTTTTGCGGAAGAAGCGATAACCTTGCCACCGTGAATTATAGCAAAGTGGCAACCAACGCTTTCTGGCATTCTGTCCATAAATTCTGGAGTATTAATTTTTTGTGCAACCTCTATTGCACCTTTAATCTCTTCTTCCACTTTTAAAGGAAAAAGCGAATACGCTAAAAACGAACCATTATTTGCAAGTTTTAAGCCAGAAAAAGATTTCCCTTTTAACGCGTCTTTTAATTTTTCTGTGGCAGAATTTTTTGAGCCTATGGAAGAATAAAGCAAATTTTCATCCACATCAAAAATTTTTATGTATTCTAGGTCAAAATTTTCTATCTGTTTTTTGCAAATAGACTCTATTGATTTTTTGTCATCCCAAAAATCGCAGACTAGTTCCGAAGAATATTTTGCTAAACAATGAACATTCCAAATTTCTTGATCTATCAAGTCTTCTACAACAAATTTGGCATTTGTTATACCTGCTTTTTCGTTTTCAAATAATCTTGCTTCAATAAGCTTGCTAAGCCCAAAAACAAGCGAAACTGTAGAAATTAAAAGCACCACAGCAATAGGTAAAATCAACTTTATAAAAATGGACTTTAGTCTTAAGCGCATATCATTCCTTCCTCGTGGAAAAACGAGTTTATTATAGTAAAAAAATCAAAGTCGAAAATAAATTGATATATAGTATTCGTTATTGCTAACAACCTTTTCTGTCCAGACTGCACGCTTGAACAGTTACGCCCTCTTCCGTAAGAACTTTTAAACCTTTTTCTTTTAAAAATGACTCCCAGTCTGTAAAAATTTTTCCATCATCTCCAACGCACGCTGGAAGACCTATATCGTGAATCGCCTTTAAACGGTCAAAAATTTTATCGCTATCTCTGTAGATTAAAAATTGCTTTAAGTTTTTTAAACTTTCAGTTACGTCCAGATATTCGTATTCAATTCCGTAATTTTTAAAATTGAATTCACACGCCCTGCAATCAGGACACATTTTGCTTCCGTAGATTTTTATCATAAGTTTCTCCTTATAGATTATTTGCGATTTCTGTATAAAAACAGCAAATCGTTATTTTGTAATTTTTTTTAATTTAAGTTTTTTTGAGCCAGGACTCCTTAATATTGACCTGTACTTCAATAAGATATAATATTCGGAGCAAAGAGTTCAATACCCCCTAGGGGTAAAATATCGGAGAGAGATATATATTTATGAAATCCTTAACAAAAAATTACTGCAAAGATGAACAGTCGCTTGAAAGCGTAAACGATTGTTGCTGTTCAAAAAGAAAAACGCAAAGAGGTTATGACGAATACAAAAATCTTACCAACAGGCTATGCAGGATAGAAGGACAGATAAAAGGAATTAAGCGAATGCTGGAAAATAATTGCTACTGTCCCGACATCTTGATTCAAGTTTCTGCGGTAAATTCTGCCTTAAACTCTTTTAACAAAGTTTTGCTTGCAAGCCATCTGCGCACCTGCGTCATAGACGACATAAAAAATGACAAGGAAGGGATAATAGATGAACTTGTTGCAACTTTGCAAAAGCTCATGAAATAAAATACACAAATCATTCTTATCGGAGGTGATTTTATGGATAAATATGAAGTTTCTGGAATGTCGTGTGCCGCCTGCGTCGCGAGAGTCGAAAAAGCAGTTTCAAAAGTAGAAGGTGTTTCTTCGTGCACGGTAAGCTTGCTTACAAATTCCATGGGTGTAGAAGGAAATGCAAACGGAAACGAAATAATCCAAGCTGTAAAAAATGCAGGCTACGATGCAAAGCCTCTAAACGATAGCGAAAAAAAATCAACTTCATCTTCTTCTTTAAACCAAACAGAGAAATTGCTAGAAAATAAAGAAACCCCAATCCTCGTAAAAAGGCTCATCTATTCTAGCGTGCTGCTTTTGGCACTTATGTATGTGAGCATGGGACGAGCGATGCTGAATTTTCCGCTTCCGTCGTGGTTTACAAAAGGTGGAACAAACTATGTTGCAATAGGACTTTTGCAGATGATTTTATCCGCAGTGATAATGCTGATAAATAAAAAATTTTTTGTAAGCGGTTTTAAAAGTCTCGTTCACGCTTCTCCAAATATGGATAGCCTTGTTGCAATGGGTTCTGGAGTTTCGTTCGTATATAGCACGATAATGCTCTTTGGAATGAGCGCAGCTGTCATGAACGGCGACAATGAAAAAATTCTTCATTATATGAAAAATCTTTATTTTGAAAGTGCCGCTATGATTGTAACGCTGATCACAATAGGAAAACTTTTAGAATCCGTTTCAAAAGGCCGCACAACTTCCGCTTTAAAAAGCCTGATGAAACTCGCACCAAAAACAGCAACTGTCATACGAGATGGCAACGAAGTTGAAATTCAAATTGAAGATGTTCGAAAAGAGGATATTTTTGTCGTTCGCCCAGGAGAAAATATTCCAGTCGACGGAATAATAATTGAAGGCAATACAGCGATAAATGAATCCGCCTTGACAGGAGAGTCGATTCCTGTTGATAAAAAAGAAGGCGATGAAGTTTCTGCCGCAACGACAAATCAGACAGGTTTTATAAAATGCAGGGCAAGCAGAGTTGGAGAAGATACAACGCTTTCACAAATAATACGCATGGTAAGCGATGCCGCAGCGACTAAAGCACCGATAGCAAAAATTGCAGACAAGGTTTCTGGAGTTTTTGTTCCTGTTGTGATTTTAATTGCAACTATTACCTTTATAATTTGGCTTTTTGTCGGAGCAGAATTTTCGTTTGCACTTAGGCACGCAATCGCCGTTCTGGTTGTTTCTTGTCCGTGTGCACTAGGACTTGCAACTCCTGTAGCAATAATGGTCGGAAGCGGAGTTGCAGCAAAAAACGGAATTCTTTTTAAGACATCCTCTTCGCTTGAGCAGGCAGGAAGAACAAAGATTGTCGCTCTGGATAAAACTGGAACTCTCACAAAAGGTGAACCTGTCGTAACAGACATAGTTTTAAATGAAAATTCAAAAGATTCGAATATAGAAACATTCTTAAAAAAAGCGGCAAGCCTTGAATCAAAAAGTGAGCATCCGCTTGCAAAGGCCATCATTCAAAAAGCAAAAGACGAAAAAATCGAATTAAAAGAAGTAAAAGATTTTATCGCCCTTCCAGGATACGGTTTGAGTGCAACCTTAGACGGTAAAAAAATCGCTGGCGGAAATTTTGAATACATTTCAAAAGTCTGCTCAAATTCGATTGAAAATGAAATGCAAAAAAAAGCGGAAGAGCTTTCTTCACAAGGAAAAACTCCTCTGTTTTTTGTTGAGGATGAAAAACTGCTTGGAATAATTGCAGTTGCAGATGTTCTAAAGGAAGATAGCGTTCAGGCAGTTCAAGAATTAAAAGGCTTGGGTCTGAATGTAGTTCTTCTAACAGGCGACAACCAAAGGACAGCACTTGCAATAGCAAAAAATGCTCAGATAGAAGAAGTTATTGCAGGCGTTCTGCCAGACGGCAAGGAAAAAGTGATAAGAGCACTCAAAGAAAAAGGAAGCGTTTGCATGGTTGGCGACGGAATAAACGATGCTCCAGCGCTTACGCTTGCAGATACAGGCATGGCAATAGGAGCTGGAACTGATGTTGCCTTAGACGCTGCGGATGTGGTTCTTGTAAAAAGCCAGCTTACCGACGTTGCAACTTCTATCAGGTTGAGCCGAAAAACTCTGACGAATATTCATCAAAATTTGTTTTGGGCATTTTTTTACAACATAATACTCATTCCAATCGCAGCAGGTGCCTATCATCATCTTTTCAACCTGGATATGAATCCTATGTTTGGAGCGGCCGCAATGAGCCTTTCAAGTTTTTGTGTTGTCATGAATGCTCTACGATTAAATTTTTTTAGAGTAAAAAATATAAAACATTATAAAAGCATAAAAAATCCTGAACCAAAAAGTTTTATAATTGAAAACAACAAAGATAAAAACAATACAAAGGAGTCCACAATGGAAAAAACATTAAAAATCGAAGGCATGATGTGCCAGAATTGCGAAAGGCATGTAAAAGAAGCCTTGGAAAAAATCGACGGAGTTGAATCTGCAACAACAAGCCACGAAAAAAAGAGTGCAGTTGTAAAACTTTCAAAAGAAGTTTCGGATTCACAATTTGAAAAAGCGATTACGGATGCAGGCTACAAACTTGTAAAATAAAACTGAAAAAAAAATCGATTTATGCTCCAGCTGCTTTTGTCAGGGCAAAACTGGAGCATTTTTATGCATTTTTACATTTTAGATATTTGTTACTTCGCAAAGGCTTATAACCGCATTTTTAACACAGTCGCCACAGTCGCAAAGCACCTTTCCTGTTCCAACGCCTTTTAAATTTTTACAAATTGAATCGCCACATTTTTCTACAAAGGCGCGATGAATCTTCGCCGCTTCTCTGGGGCTTGCTTTTTCTCCGCCAATTACACCCAAAGCGATAACAGCCCCAATCAAAGCGCCACAAGTGCTTTCTAAGCAACCCATTCCGCCTGCAAAACCGCGAGCCATTGCAAGCAAAGTTTTTTCATCAACAGGAATTTCATCTTTAAAAACTTTTAAAACAGCCTGAGTGCAGTTGCATTCTCCAGATTTTTTTAAATTTGCAGCGAGTTCCGCCCTTTCTTGAATATCCATAATTTGTACCTCACAAAGCAAGTATACGATAAAATAAAAAAGAATTTGAAGATTACGAGATATACTCCGCTTTCGCTGCTGCCATAAACGATTAAATAAAAATCAGAGATTTATAAAGGTTTTCAATTTTGCTTGAGCAATTTTTATAGAGTTTCAAACTCGCAATCACAATGTTTCAAGATTTTTACCAGAATTATGAAATTCAGTTTTACTTTATATCTAAAAAAAACACTTTATCTTTGACTAAAAAAGGTTTAATACCGTACAATTATTAAAATTTGAAAGCTGGTTTTTATCACTTATGAAGTTGGTAAACGCTGAAGAACACTTTCATCTATAAAACCAAACTTATCTTTTTGGAGAATTAAAATGAAAGAAAGAATTGAAAACGGCAATATTAAAAATGCACTCTTTACCGACTTTTACGAACTTACAATGGCACAAGGCTACTGGAAAAATGAAATGGATCATGACGTTGTCTTTGATATGTTTTTCAGAAGGCAGGCGTTTAACGGTGGTTTTTCAGTTTTTGCAGGCTTAGACACTCTCTTGGATGCGATAACAGATTTTTCGTTCACAGAAGATGACATCGAATATCTAAAATCGCAGGGAATTTTTGAACAAGGATTTTTAGACTATTTAAAAGATTTTCGCTTTACAGGCGATATGTATGCGTTTAAAGAAGGTTCAGTTATTTTTCCGCAAGAGCCAATAATACGCATTCACGCAAAGCTCATAGAAGCACAAATTGTAGAAGGACTCATCCTAAACCAGATAAATTTTCAAAGTTTAATAGCAACAAAAACCACAAGAATTTGGCTCGCAAGCAAAAAAGGCTCAATAATGGAATTTGGGTTAAGGCGTGCGCAAGGTTTTGACGGAGCGATGAGCGCAACAAGGGCAAGTTTTATAGGAGGGGCATCAGGAACATCCAACACTCTGGCAGGTAAAATCTATGGAATTCCAGTTATGGGAACAATGGCACACTCTTGGATTATGGCTTTCCCTTCAGAATTAGAAGCCTTTAATGCTTATGCAAAAATTTATCCTTCCAAATCAGTTTTTTTAATAGATACATACGACACCCTTCGATCGGGAATAAAAAATGCTATAAAAGCAGGCGCAAAACTCGTTGAACAAGGATATAACTTTGGCGTAAGGCTTGACTCTGGAGATATTTCTTATTTAACCCAAGAAGTTAGAAAGGAATTAGATAGAGCAGGATTTCCTCAGGCAAAAATTACAGTTTCAAACGAACTTACAGAAGAGATAATAGAAACCTTAGTTCAAGATAAAACTCCAATCGACAGTTGGGGCGTGGGAACTCACATGGTAACAGGCGGAAATGAAGCAAGTTTTACAGGAGTTTACAAACTTGCTGCAAGGTTCGATAAAACGACAGGGAAAAATATTCCTGCAATGAAATTTTCAGATAATCCGGAAAAAAATACAAACCCAGGTGTAAAAAATGTCTACAGGCTCTACGATGAACAAGGAAACGCAAAGGCAGACATAATCGCACTGGAAAATGAAAAAATCGAAGTGGGAAAAGAATACAGATATTTTCATCCTATGGTAGATTACAGGCAGTTCTCTTTTAAAGCGGCAAAGGTTGAACCTCTGCTTCACAAAGTCGTACAAAACGGCAACAGAATTGTTCCAAAGCAAAATCCAGAAATAGAATTGAAAAAAGCACAACAACTTTTACATCAACAAATAGAAACTTTAGATGCTTCTTACAAGAGAATTTTAAATCCTCATATCTATAAGGTAAGTCTTACGGAAAACCTAAAAAATCTAAAACTGGACTTTATAGAAAAACTAAGAAAATAAGCAGATTTATGCAGACAGAATTCGACAGTATAAAAATCATTCTACAAAGTGCTATTTTTCGATTTTTGAAAAACTAAAAACTCAATATAAAATCATTTGATAAGAACCTTTGTCGCAACGGATTATGTCGATTTTTACAAAAGAATCATTTTCAATCGACTTGCGCAATCGAGAGATATACGAATAAACGGAAGATTTTCGATCAAAAAAATCGAATTTTCCTCCAAATACAGCTCGTTCAATTCTTTTTATAGAAAGTTCTTTGGAGCGATTTTTATACATAAAAACAAAAAGCCTAAAAAGCGAAGGACTCAAGGAATTTCGTATTCTAAACTGATTGAGGTCAATTTCCCTACACTCTGTGCCTTGCTTAAAAGTTTTAAATCCAACAGGAACAGCAGGCTGCATGAGAGCGATATGCCTTTTAATAGACGGATCGCTTACAATTTTGTTCAAGGAGTTTAAGATATCAAGATATACAGATTCAAATTTGGAAGAATAGCAAAGCTCATTTTGGCTAATCCAGTGTTCAATTCGCTCAGCATCACTCGGCAAAGGATCGTTATAGTAGATTACAGGAATTTTTTTGCCCATTTCTGCAATAACTTCAAAAAGATTAAAATAAGCACACCCCATCACCTGAAAATCGCAAATAATCATATCGATGCTGCATTTGTACGATTGCAAACTCTTGTAAAGATAAATCCAATCGTCTTGCATATAACAGTGGCAGTCTTTTGATTCCAGCCTATCCATTATAAGACGGCAAACATTTTTCTCCTTAGTTAAAAAACAAAGCTCCATTCTACATAACTCCTTCTAAAAGGTTATTTGAAGTAAAACCGTGTTGTGCAACTGATTAAAT
It includes:
- a CDS encoding metal-sensing transcriptional repressor; translation: MKSLTKNYCKDEQSLESVNDCCCSKRKTQRGYDEYKNLTNRLCRIEGQIKGIKRMLENNCYCPDILIQVSAVNSALNSFNKVLLASHLRTCVIDDIKNDKEGIIDELVATLQKLMK
- a CDS encoding DUF188 domain-containing protein, which encodes MYSFVIWIDADSCPLLVRNYVIDCAKSKSMNVSFVANREIPFPKDNPLFKMCITEKKTGSADDFIFENAKGADVVITRDIVFAARLVEKKICVMNDRGTIFTKDNIKERLLERNFYLNMAELGFGSNDNRYGQKELKKFETTFEKVTAQLRVNETFSRKK
- a CDS encoding glutaredoxin domain-containing protein, encoding MIKIYGSKMCPDCRACEFNFKNYGIEYEYLDVTESLKNLKQFLIYRDSDKIFDRLKAIHDIGLPACVGDDGKIFTDWESFLKEKGLKVLTEEGVTVQACSLDRKGC
- a CDS encoding methyl-accepting chemotaxis protein, with translation MRLRLKSIFIKLILPIAVVLLISTVSLVFGLSKLIEARLFENEKAGITNAKFVVEDLIDQEIWNVHCLAKYSSELVCDFWDDKKSIESICKKQIENFDLEYIKIFDVDENLLYSSIGSKNSATEKLKDALKGKSFSGLKLANNGSFLAYSLFPLKVEEEIKGAIEVAQKINTPEFMDRMPESVGCHFAIIHGGKVIASSAKNLMNTSISAEVQSRLKKEKKLIETVEIAGATYLGQYWNGKGINDCIFLVAKSSISISRLSNQLKTIIFVAQLIASLLIIVSFVIFVYFVVRKPLKMTNKAVVELSSGETDLTYRLPEKGKDELQDLASGVNSFVSLLQDLVKELYSKSFEIQNVVQELGSNSQQTATATSQIMSNIEFVKGRTENQVKAVTHTNDIISKSGLSMQKLKENIVAQSSDLTESSAAIEQMLGNIKAVTASIDMMSSSFKDLTKLIKDGAQNVRATSDVMKQVEDKSKLLTEANNIIKSISAQTNLLAMNAMIESAHAGEAGKGFAVVADEIRKLAENSGNQAKSIEENVKDITNLINEGGRLSESSQQSFNTIDNQVNIVEPLVLQISNAMAEQNAGSSQILEALTNMKDESTLVDESSNQLSTAMGTVAQYMQSVSHISNTILTSMDKMATDSEQINQATNMVKDLALKTKVAVETIDNLIGKFKV
- a CDS encoding RsmB/NOP family class I SAM-dependent RNA methyltransferase, producing the protein MKQKDRIQKKMGSEGFESYYSSIYKERWPILKAALLDSVNQSEFNAGGNESYFLDRASVRAVCSLPLDNAKSILDMCAAPGGKSLILAASMEKDASLLCNERSAERRLRLVHNIQNCLPEEVQNRITVIGKDGGLLCLSKENRFDRILLDAPCSSERHVLQDENYLKDWSPSRVKKLSFAQWTLLSSAWRMLNQNGYLLYSTCAMNQDENDCVIERLLKKFDDVQIFSPEIAIDVSSFCSKDLPQGEKTEFGVQILPDICENSGPIYFSLLHKKNI
- a CDS encoding glycoside hydrolase family 3 N-terminal domain-containing protein → MKRFYFFSIFFIFALFSFLACNNDEKSSSKISEAKDEAIKDFVRNLQSEVKISQLFLVNIEGNQKFIPVETCKIFSEQKKQTPLLAGGCLFFGYNIAKTKDEVQTFIKSIHDFYLKNQNPPPFIAVDQEGGDVNRLKSLTNIFPSNKTVASKMTLEQAAKLYKEQADELCNLGFNMNLAPVVEVETPENFKFLGTRSFGSLQKVLEYAPLEINAFENQKVLTVLKHFPGNTNTDPHTGLPEIKLDLKTLNETYLLPFKELLPFSSAVLMSHARLCLVQSDIEENASDFDKDLFLHSKTFKGEPACLSNFWVGEVLRKHFSFAGLVISDDIFMGALALNGFPPDEAAIKAIESGTDIIMLSEKRYGEVAKLLLQKAASSSDFALKIDRAVERVIEYKIKAGLLEFEEVEDSLNQKQKSKSIFKVKIAKKFLDSISEDLD
- a CDS encoding HD domain-containing phosphohydrolase, with the translated sequence MRSSTKGKKLQTIIKIERLLGEIQDFDVLLERILTEARRMVRADAGSIYVVEDDRLKIKYAQNSTQLKKLPKGSKLPYVAFSFPISEKSIAGYTVVSGQIVNLKDAYHIPPEAPYSFNIETDLATGYKTVSMLCIPLKMANGRTLGVLQIINAKDRIGNITYFGEDEELFVKHFASSATQALEHAYLTVNMIKRMQKMAQYRDPKETYQHVERVSSFAIEIYDRWAVNNNIDLDEQQKFRDNLKIAAKCHDFGKIGIPDSILKKVSPRLTDEERAVMKGHTCVGGLLFADADSSLDIMCRDVALRHHEYWNGSPKGYPGKIDYLKYEPGQPVGNSEPLKGEEIPLAARIVAIADVFDALSHKRSYKTAWSLEDSFKEVQDLSGIQFDPDLVKAFMQVKDRIIAINETWKTHEA